A window of the Polaribacter sp. HaHaR_3_91 genome harbors these coding sequences:
- a CDS encoding lysophospholipid acyltransferase family protein translates to MQLLSFVLTYPLILLLSILPMRVLYIISDFFFFLVYYVFRYRKEVVLANLHLAFPEKSEDEIALISKKFFKHFTDLVVESVKYFSISEKEINKRYKFLNPELVDNYSKKKKGIIIVGAHQANWEWSTSMPLALETTILGAYTKIQNKYYEKAIKKSRKRFGIDGYKTSETIVNIQKNIDNKLQAAYILLSDQSPQPNKTYYWSEFFGVKVPIHTGAEMLAKKFDFVVINYVARKVKRGYYEVEFQLITETPRDFNDYQITDKYTKVTEENIRLQPELYLWSHKRFKHKDKVPKEFL, encoded by the coding sequence ATGCAATTATTAAGTTTTGTACTTACATATCCATTAATTTTACTGCTCTCTATATTACCAATGAGAGTTTTATATATTATTTCGGACTTTTTTTTCTTTCTAGTATATTATGTTTTCCGCTACAGAAAAGAAGTCGTTTTAGCAAACTTACATCTTGCTTTCCCTGAAAAATCTGAAGATGAAATTGCATTAATTTCTAAAAAATTCTTTAAACATTTTACAGACTTGGTTGTAGAAAGTGTCAAATACTTTTCTATTAGTGAGAAAGAGATAAATAAACGTTACAAATTTCTAAATCCAGAATTAGTAGATAACTATAGTAAAAAGAAGAAAGGTATTATAATTGTTGGAGCGCATCAAGCAAACTGGGAATGGTCTACAAGTATGCCACTTGCTTTAGAAACAACAATTTTAGGCGCATATACTAAAATACAAAATAAATATTACGAAAAAGCTATCAAAAAGAGTAGAAAACGGTTTGGTATTGATGGGTATAAAACATCTGAAACCATTGTAAACATTCAAAAAAATATTGATAACAAGCTTCAAGCTGCCTATATTTTACTAAGCGACCAGTCTCCACAACCTAATAAAACGTATTATTGGAGTGAGTTTTTTGGTGTAAAAGTACCGATACATACTGGTGCAGAAATGCTTGCAAAAAAGTTCGACTTTGTTGTAATTAACTATGTGGCAAGAAAAGTAAAAAGAGGGTATTATGAAGTTGAATTTCAACTAATAACAGAAACTCCTAGAGATTTTAATGATTATCAAATTACGGATAAATACACAAAAGTAACCGAAGAAAATATAAGGCTACAACCAGAATTATATTTATGGTCTCACAAACGTTTTAAACATAAAGACAAAGTGCCAAAAGAATTTTTATAA
- a CDS encoding lysophospholipid acyltransferase family protein, which produces MKILYIISDGLYLLNYYIIGYRKKVVLENLHLAFPEKSEEEIIKISKGFLKHLTDFIVESIKTFTISEKEISKRIKYKNIDLLKEVAKNGKSISLVGIHQANWEWLTGLPLQIKKPDFYAAYTKVQNKHFEKVIKMSRSKFGGTLYRTSDTIRNLHRNFVNKKQGIYILLSDQSPQLKNTHYWAEFMGIKVPIHIGAETLAKRYDMSFVYWTTRKIKRGYYEVEFELITENPKEYKNYQLTDKFIEITERNIRNQPEVYLWSHKRFKHRDKVPILPS; this is translated from the coding sequence ATGAAGATATTGTACATAATTTCGGATGGACTATATCTCTTAAACTATTACATTATTGGCTATAGAAAAAAAGTAGTTTTAGAGAATTTACATTTAGCTTTTCCTGAAAAAAGTGAGGAAGAAATTATAAAAATTAGTAAAGGTTTTCTTAAACATTTAACTGATTTTATTGTAGAAAGTATAAAGACTTTTACAATTTCTGAAAAAGAAATTTCTAAAAGAATTAAATATAAAAACATTGATTTACTAAAAGAGGTTGCTAAAAACGGAAAAAGTATTTCTTTAGTAGGAATACATCAAGCAAATTGGGAATGGTTGACAGGCTTACCTTTACAAATTAAAAAACCAGATTTTTATGCTGCGTATACCAAAGTACAAAACAAGCACTTCGAAAAAGTAATTAAAATGTCTCGTTCTAAGTTTGGCGGAACCTTATATAGAACCTCAGACACAATTAGAAACCTTCATCGAAATTTTGTAAATAAAAAACAAGGTATTTATATTTTGTTAAGCGATCAATCTCCACAACTAAAGAACACTCATTATTGGGCTGAATTTATGGGAATAAAAGTACCAATTCATATAGGTGCAGAAACTCTAGCTAAAAGATACGATATGTCTTTTGTATACTGGACGACCAGAAAAATTAAAAGAGGTTATTATGAAGTTGAATTTGAATTGATTACAGAAAATCCAAAAGAGTATAAAAATTACCAACTTACAGATAAATTTATCGAAATAACTGAAAGAAATATTAGAAATCAACCTGAAGTTTATTTATGGTCTCACAAACGTTTTAAACATAGAGATAAAGTTCCGATATTACCATCATAA
- a CDS encoding rhomboid family intramembrane serine protease, with protein MMNNINQAVLILIIANVLVSMKGFNDYSFLDKYKFQVGKVLSGEKIRTLTSGFLHVDWLHLGFNMYALYLFGDIVAQILGIPGFLVIYFGSLLSGSLYSLKYHKNEPYYSAVGASGAVSGIVYASILLYPAMELYLFFIPIPIPGYIFGVGYLLYSIYGMKKQLGNVGHSAHLGGAIGGFAITLLLNPSLFETNKILVISLGIPIILLLLFGDKLKSL; from the coding sequence ATGATGAACAATATAAATCAAGCAGTATTAATACTGATTATTGCCAATGTTTTGGTTTCTATGAAAGGGTTTAATGATTACTCTTTTTTAGATAAATATAAGTTTCAAGTAGGTAAAGTTTTATCTGGTGAAAAAATAAGAACCTTAACTTCGGGTTTTTTACATGTAGACTGGCTGCATTTAGGTTTTAATATGTATGCTCTATATCTTTTTGGAGATATTGTTGCTCAGATTTTAGGGATTCCTGGTTTTTTAGTAATCTATTTTGGAAGTTTATTATCAGGTAGTTTGTACTCACTTAAATATCACAAAAATGAACCTTATTATAGTGCTGTAGGAGCTTCTGGAGCGGTTTCTGGTATTGTGTATGCTTCCATACTTTTATACCCTGCAATGGAATTGTATTTGTTTTTTATTCCAATACCAATTCCTGGTTATATTTTTGGGGTTGGGTATTTATTATATTCAATTTACGGAATGAAAAAGCAATTGGGTAACGTTGGGCATTCTGCACATTTAGGTGGAGCAATTGGTGGTTTTGCTATTACACTTTTATTAAATCCGTCTTTATTTGAGACAAATAAGATTTTAGTAATCTCATTAGGGATTCCTATTATATTGTTACTCCTTTTTGGTGATAAATTAAAAAGTTTATAA
- a CDS encoding Smr/MutS family protein: MSLKIGNKVAVLDDVLKGNVIGINGTEISVETTDGMIFKFNASELVRIDVEQHELSKFSDINNSLLKDKIAQNKPKKSLFKKEKKEVILEVDLHISKLTKSTRNMDNYDMLNLQLDTAKSKIEFAIAKRIAKVVFIHGVGEGVLRSELLRLLNKYPVKFYDASYKKYGLGATEVYIFQNPI, translated from the coding sequence ATGAGTTTAAAAATTGGAAATAAAGTAGCTGTTTTAGATGATGTTCTAAAAGGAAATGTCATCGGTATTAATGGTACTGAAATTTCTGTAGAAACTACCGATGGTATGATTTTTAAATTCAATGCATCAGAATTAGTTCGAATTGATGTAGAGCAACATGAGTTGTCTAAGTTTAGTGATATTAATAATTCACTATTAAAAGATAAAATTGCACAGAATAAACCAAAGAAAAGTTTATTTAAAAAAGAAAAGAAAGAAGTGATTTTAGAAGTCGATTTGCATATAAGTAAACTGACGAAGTCTACAAGAAACATGGATAATTACGATATGTTAAACCTACAATTAGACACTGCAAAAAGTAAAATTGAGTTTGCCATAGCTAAAAGAATCGCTAAAGTAGTTTTTATACATGGAGTTGGAGAAGGTGTTTTAAGATCTGAACTTTTAAGATTATTAAATAAATATCCAGTAAAATTTTATGATGCTTCTTATAAGAAATATGGCTTAGGAGCTACAGAAGTTTATATTTTTCAAAACCCTATTTAA
- a CDS encoding cysteine desulfurase family protein has translation MKTVYLDNAATTQIDDQVIEVMHTSMKSNYGNPSSIHQFGRKAKSAVETARKNIAKHFNVTASEIIFTAGGTEADNLILHNAVFNLGVKRIITTKIEHHAVLHTCFHLEKNHNILVDYVNLDEFGTVDTVHLEQLLSASEDKTLVSLMLINNEIGNILDIDEVTEICIKNNALFHSDTVQAIGHYNIDLQKISLDFMVSSAHKFHGPKGVGFAFFRKGFGILPMLHGGEQEMGARSSTENVHAILGMEKALEIAVSSLEEDKNYIENLKKYFIFELKSISKDIQFNGLSSDIENSSYTILNVRFPFTNDMLLFSLDMAGIAISGGSACQSGSNKGSHVLQEILNDTDANKTSVRFSFSKYTTKEEIDFVVKYLETAI, from the coding sequence ATGAAAACCGTTTATTTAGATAACGCAGCAACCACTCAAATAGATGACCAAGTTATAGAGGTAATGCATACGTCTATGAAGAGTAATTATGGAAATCCATCATCTATTCATCAATTTGGTAGAAAAGCAAAATCTGCGGTAGAAACTGCTAGAAAGAATATTGCAAAGCATTTTAATGTAACGGCCAGCGAAATTATTTTTACTGCTGGTGGCACAGAAGCAGATAATTTAATATTGCACAATGCTGTTTTTAACCTTGGAGTTAAAAGAATTATTACGACTAAAATAGAGCATCATGCCGTTTTACATACGTGTTTTCATTTAGAAAAAAATCATAACATACTTGTAGATTATGTAAATCTTGATGAATTTGGAACTGTGGATACTGTTCATCTAGAACAGCTTTTATCAGCATCAGAAGATAAAACGTTGGTAAGTTTAATGTTGATTAACAATGAAATAGGTAATATTTTAGATATTGATGAAGTTACCGAGATTTGTATAAAGAATAATGCCTTATTTCATTCGGATACCGTACAAGCGATAGGTCACTATAATATTGATTTACAGAAAATATCGTTAGATTTTATGGTATCGAGTGCACATAAGTTTCATGGCCCAAAAGGAGTAGGTTTTGCCTTTTTTAGAAAAGGATTTGGAATTTTACCAATGCTTCATGGTGGCGAACAAGAGATGGGTGCAAGGTCTAGTACAGAAAATGTACATGCTATTTTAGGGATGGAAAAAGCATTGGAAATTGCTGTTTCTAGTTTAGAGGAAGATAAAAATTACATTGAGAATTTAAAAAAGTATTTTATTTTTGAATTAAAGAGTATTTCAAAAGACATTCAATTTAACGGACTTTCTTCAGATATTGAAAATAGCAGTTATACCATTTTAAATGTGCGTTTTCCTTTTACCAATGATATGCTTTTATTTAGTTTAGACATGGCTGGAATAGCTATTTCTGGAGGAAGTGCCTGCCAAAGTGGAAGTAATAAAGGTTCTCACGTATTACAAGAAATATTAAATGATACTGATGCAAATAAAACCTCAGTTCGTTTTTCTTTTTCTAAATATACAACCAAAGAAGAAATTGATTTTGTTGTTAAATATTTAGAAACTGCGATATAA
- the fdhD gene encoding formate dehydrogenase accessory sulfurtransferase FdhD: protein MQTSTYKALKINQNAQTSIQDVLVVEAALQININDEPYTVVMRTPDNDKALIRGLLFAEDIYKSDKTLIFNIVKEENEIPTIINVTISKEVLGKGYLNKRTLLSVSSCGICEKNELKDNNVEGEKRTKTTTFSSTVLHEMFLKMNSFQHTFKNSGGSHAAAIFNRNHEFLTVKEDIGRHNAVDKVIGDLLIKDYLKHAKYLLVSGRVSYEIVSKAFIAKIPIIVAVSACSSLAVDFAKEFGICLIGFTREQKMTIYSNPSFVEKTKSYV, encoded by the coding sequence ATGCAAACAAGCACCTATAAAGCACTAAAAATTAATCAAAACGCACAGACTTCAATTCAGGATGTTTTGGTTGTAGAAGCTGCTTTACAAATTAACATTAATGATGAGCCTTATACTGTAGTTATGAGAACACCAGATAATGACAAAGCATTAATAAGAGGATTGCTTTTTGCTGAAGATATTTATAAAAGTGACAAAACTTTAATTTTTAACATAGTTAAGGAAGAAAATGAAATTCCGACGATTATAAATGTTACTATTTCTAAAGAAGTATTAGGTAAAGGATATTTAAATAAAAGAACATTGCTCTCTGTTTCTTCTTGCGGAATTTGTGAAAAAAATGAGCTAAAAGACAATAATGTTGAAGGAGAAAAACGAACTAAAACAACTACTTTTTCTAGTACTGTTTTACATGAAATGTTTTTAAAAATGAATAGTTTTCAGCATACTTTTAAAAACTCTGGTGGTAGTCATGCAGCAGCAATTTTTAATAGAAACCATGAGTTTTTAACCGTTAAAGAAGATATTGGAAGACATAATGCTGTAGATAAAGTAATTGGAGATTTATTGATAAAAGACTATTTAAAGCATGCTAAATATTTATTGGTAAGCGGACGCGTTTCTTACGAAATTGTTTCGAAAGCATTTATTGCAAAAATTCCAATTATTGTAGCAGTCTCTGCCTGCTCTTCTTTAGCTGTAGATTTTGCAAAAGAATTTGGTATTTGCTTAATCGGTTTTACAAGAGAACAAAAAATGACCATTTATTCAAATCCTTCATTTGTTGAAAAAACGAAAAGCTATGTCTAA
- a CDS encoding class I SAM-dependent methyltransferase: MNKTILSPEIQQFITDNLKSNITKLILKGSPFKDVSVQELANQIVAKQKSEHKLASWFSSENIYYPPKISIEQTSSEITAAYKSNLVSGSSIIDITGGFGVDCFYFSKQFKEVIHCEINEDLSKIVKHNYLQLKVKNITTFSGDGLEYLKNYKANLDCIYIDPSRRNDLKGKVFLLNDCLPNVPENIDFLFTKTNQILIKNSPILDITSTINELKFVKEIHIIAFNNEVKELLFLLEKEYSDPIKIKTVNIGKKEIQTFNFNYKEAVNSEYSKPRSYLYEPNAAILKSGGFHEVSQQLKVFKLQQHSHLYTSDEIIDFPGRVFKIENVLSYDKKKLKKLVVENKANITTRNFPKTVAQIRKETKIKDGGNTYLFFTTLNTTEYIVILCKKEQHKQILNN; encoded by the coding sequence TTGAACAAAACCATTTTAAGTCCAGAAATTCAGCAATTTATTACTGATAATTTAAAATCAAACATTACAAAACTGATTTTAAAAGGAAGTCCATTTAAAGATGTTTCTGTACAAGAATTAGCCAACCAAATTGTGGCTAAACAAAAATCTGAACACAAACTTGCTAGCTGGTTTTCTTCAGAAAACATATATTATCCTCCTAAAATAAGCATAGAGCAAACCTCTTCAGAAATTACGGCTGCTTATAAAAGTAACTTGGTTTCAGGAAGTTCAATTATAGATATTACAGGAGGTTTTGGAGTAGATTGTTTTTATTTTTCAAAACAATTTAAAGAAGTTATTCATTGTGAAATTAATGAAGATTTATCTAAAATTGTAAAACATAACTACCTGCAATTAAAGGTAAAAAACATCACTACTTTTTCTGGTGATGGTCTTGAATATCTAAAAAATTACAAAGCAAATCTTGATTGTATTTACATAGATCCCTCAAGAAGAAATGATCTAAAAGGAAAGGTGTTCTTACTAAATGATTGTTTACCGAATGTTCCAGAAAACATCGATTTCCTTTTTACTAAAACCAATCAAATACTCATTAAAAATTCACCTATTTTAGACATTACAAGTACAATAAATGAATTAAAATTTGTAAAAGAAATTCATATTATTGCCTTTAATAATGAGGTGAAAGAATTGTTATTTTTATTAGAAAAAGAGTATAGTGATCCAATAAAAATCAAAACCGTAAATATTGGTAAAAAAGAGATACAAACTTTTAACTTTAATTATAAAGAAGCAGTAAATTCTGAATATTCTAAACCACGCTCCTATTTATATGAACCCAATGCTGCTATTTTAAAATCTGGAGGTTTTCATGAAGTTTCACAACAATTGAAAGTTTTTAAATTACAACAACATTCTCATTTATATACCTCTGATGAAATCATTGATTTTCCTGGAAGGGTCTTTAAAATAGAAAACGTTTTAAGTTACGATAAAAAGAAACTTAAAAAATTAGTTGTAGAAAACAAAGCAAATATTACCACAAGAAATTTCCCAAAAACGGTCGCTCAAATTAGAAAAGAAACCAAAATTAAAGACGGTGGAAATACATATTTATTCTTTACAACACTTAATACTACTGAGTATATTGTTATTCTTTGTAAGAAAGAACAACACAAACAGATCCTAAACAACTAA
- a CDS encoding AI-2E family transporter: MKSKTIASGILRAIGILLGIFLLGYFLYTIQSVIIYIIIASILSLVARPIIIFLRAKLKFPNTLAVVFTMIFMLSLLTGLILMFIPLITEQGQNLSLLEVDKLEANIQEIFNQITGYFSSRGIDVLGELKNVDFISQFKEIPDFLNAVLGAVGTISVGLFSVLFISFFFMKDSHLLKNGVMAIVPEGNESRFSKSLDTINNLLSRYFIGLISQITILFIIYTIILLIFGINNAVVIAFLCALLNLIPYVGPLIGAVIMFILSMTSNIGLDFQSEILPTTMYVMTGYLIAQLIDNFASQPIIFSKTTKSHPLEIFLIIIIGGLLFGVVGMITAVPLYTALKVILKEFLADNKIVKSLTKDL, encoded by the coding sequence ATGAAATCTAAAACAATTGCCAGCGGAATTTTAAGGGCTATAGGAATACTTTTAGGAATTTTTCTTCTTGGTTATTTCTTATACACCATTCAATCTGTAATTATCTATATTATAATTGCAAGTATTTTATCGTTGGTTGCCAGACCTATCATTATTTTTCTAAGAGCAAAATTAAAGTTTCCAAACACGCTTGCTGTTGTATTTACCATGATTTTTATGTTAAGCCTATTAACAGGTTTAATTTTAATGTTTATCCCTTTAATTACTGAGCAAGGCCAAAATTTATCTTTGCTTGAGGTGGATAAACTAGAAGCAAATATTCAAGAAATTTTTAACCAAATTACAGGCTATTTTTCTTCTAGAGGAATAGATGTTTTGGGTGAATTAAAAAATGTAGATTTTATTTCTCAATTTAAAGAAATTCCTGATTTCTTAAATGCTGTTTTAGGTGCTGTAGGTACTATAAGTGTTGGTTTATTTTCAGTATTATTTATATCTTTCTTTTTTATGAAAGATAGTCACTTGCTTAAAAATGGCGTGATGGCAATAGTACCAGAAGGCAATGAAAGCAGGTTTTCTAAATCTTTAGATACCATTAATAATTTACTGTCTAGATATTTTATTGGACTAATTTCTCAAATTACAATCCTATTTATCATATACACTATTATCTTACTAATTTTTGGAATTAATAACGCCGTCGTCATTGCTTTTTTATGTGCTTTGTTAAACCTAATTCCGTATGTTGGTCCCTTAATTGGCGCTGTAATTATGTTTATTTTATCAATGACAAGTAATATTGGATTAGATTTTCAATCAGAAATTTTACCAACAACCATGTATGTAATGACTGGTTATCTAATTGCACAATTAATTGATAATTTTGCGAGTCAGCCAATTATATTTTCTAAGACAACAAAATCTCATCCGTTAGAAATTTTCTTAATAATCATTATTGGAGGCCTACTTTTTGGTGTTGTAGGTATGATTACTGCTGTACCTTTATACACTGCGTTAAAAGTAATTTTAAAAGAGTTTTTGGCTGATAATAAAATAGTAAAATCATTAACTAAAGACCTCTAA
- a CDS encoding RluA family pseudouridine synthase: MQLIETHIVEKLEKPIRFQEYSVGIFNTIPTKSGIKKAIKKGLIFIEGSLATTSKYICGGEKIELFESENSSTFERLKLNIEVLFEDETLAVVYKPAGILVSGNKFVTIANGLAQNLKKSTLADAVKPQPIHRLDYPTSGLLLIGKTSTAITALGKLFKEKEIQKTYFAVTIGKMNSEGTIKLPIDKKESKTNFKVLHTVISERFEFLNLVKLSPKTGRKHQLRKHLFSLGNPILGDKEYFLEGKVLNGKGLYLHAATLDFVHPFTKKTISISKELPKKFNKIFNELSF, translated from the coding sequence ATGCAATTAATAGAAACTCATATTGTTGAAAAGTTAGAAAAACCAATTCGTTTTCAAGAATATAGCGTTGGTATTTTTAACACAATCCCCACAAAATCTGGTATTAAAAAAGCTATTAAAAAAGGACTTATTTTTATTGAAGGAAGTTTAGCAACCACATCTAAATACATTTGTGGAGGAGAAAAAATAGAACTTTTTGAATCTGAAAACTCATCAACATTTGAAAGACTAAAACTAAATATTGAGGTTTTATTTGAAGACGAAACTTTAGCCGTTGTTTACAAACCTGCAGGTATATTAGTGAGTGGTAATAAGTTTGTAACCATTGCCAACGGATTGGCACAAAACCTTAAAAAAAGTACTTTAGCTGATGCAGTAAAACCACAACCAATTCATCGGTTAGATTATCCTACAAGCGGACTTTTATTAATAGGTAAAACAAGCACAGCAATTACAGCATTAGGGAAATTATTTAAAGAGAAAGAAATTCAGAAAACCTATTTTGCTGTTACTATTGGCAAAATGAACTCAGAAGGAACGATAAAACTTCCTATTGATAAAAAAGAATCTAAAACAAATTTTAAAGTTTTACATACTGTAATTTCAGAACGTTTTGAGTTTTTAAACTTGGTGAAATTATCACCAAAAACAGGAAGAAAACACCAACTTAGAAAACATTTATTTTCTTTAGGAAATCCTATTTTAGGTGACAAAGAGTACTTTTTAGAAGGTAAAGTTTTAAATGGAAAAGGCTTGTATTTACATGCAGCAACTTTAGATTTTGTACATCCTTTTACAAAAAAAACTATTTCTATATCAAAAGAACTTCCAAAGAAATTTAATAAAATATTTAATGAACTATCTTTTTAA
- a CDS encoding VOC family protein, translated as MQVQPFHLAIPVQDLEKCRTFYRDILNCEEGRSTEQWVDFNFFGHQLVIHQKEEYVPTKAVTNPVDGHDVPVPHFGVVLTWEDWHSLAERLMSVNTKFEIEPCIRFKGKVGEQATMFFKDPENNALEFKAFQDMNQLFAK; from the coding sequence ATGCAAGTACAACCATTTCACTTAGCCATTCCAGTACAAGACTTAGAAAAATGCAGAACCTTTTACAGAGATATTTTAAACTGCGAAGAAGGCAGAAGTACAGAACAATGGGTAGATTTTAATTTCTTCGGACATCAATTGGTAATTCACCAAAAAGAAGAATATGTACCAACAAAAGCTGTTACAAATCCTGTTGATGGTCATGATGTTCCGGTTCCGCATTTTGGAGTTGTTTTAACTTGGGAAGATTGGCATTCTTTAGCAGAGCGTTTAATGTCTGTTAACACAAAATTTGAAATTGAACCTTGTATTCGTTTTAAAGGAAAAGTAGGTGAACAAGCAACCATGTTTTTTAAAGATCCAGAAAATAATGCTTTAGAGTTTAAAGCTTTTCAAGATATGAATCAATTATTTGCTAAATAA
- the ggt gene encoding gamma-glutamyltransferase, which produces MKKIILLFSLSLLMINCKTAEQKENTTGLITQKAMVVSARIEASKIGSDILKKGGNAFDAMAATDLALAVAYPFAGNLGGGGFMVYRKADGEIGALDYREKAPLAASRDMYLDNEGNVVKEKSTLGAMAVGVPGTLAGIFTTHKKFGTMPMSEILKPVIALAKRGVVVTKKQENRIKNYQSLFLKANKDSIPFNKNWKENDTIKYPALAETLIRIQQNGLDEFYKGETAKKIVNFIQANGGIITLEDLAKYEAKWRTPVTFTYDDLKVISMSPPSSGGVALAQIMKAIEPFDVDKFGHNTTKSIQVITEAERRAYADRSFFLGDPDFVTVPQQKLISKAYAKERMADFSFERATKSADVSHGNIEVIESNETTHYSIVDQFGNAVSVTTTLNGAYGSKLYSPELGFFFNNEMDDFSSKPGVPNMFGLIGAKANEIHPEKRMLSSMTPTIVEKNGKLFMVVGTPGGSTIITSVLQTILNVHEYKMGMQEAVNAARFHHQWLPDVVKMEPNSFDKQVISELKDLGYTIDETTSRIIGKVSAILVLPDTSLEGGADKRGDDTAVGF; this is translated from the coding sequence ATGAAAAAAATAATTTTACTTTTTAGTCTTTCACTTTTAATGATAAACTGTAAGACTGCAGAACAAAAAGAAAATACTACAGGTCTAATCACTCAAAAGGCTATGGTTGTTTCTGCAAGAATTGAAGCATCTAAAATTGGCTCTGACATTCTTAAAAAAGGTGGAAATGCTTTTGATGCAATGGCTGCTACAGATTTAGCTTTGGCAGTTGCATACCCATTTGCAGGAAACCTTGGTGGTGGTGGTTTTATGGTCTACCGAAAAGCAGATGGAGAAATTGGCGCGTTAGATTATAGAGAAAAAGCACCATTAGCCGCTAGCAGAGACATGTATTTAGACAATGAAGGCAATGTTGTAAAAGAAAAAAGTACTTTAGGAGCAATGGCAGTTGGAGTTCCAGGAACATTAGCAGGTATTTTTACTACTCATAAAAAATTTGGAACAATGCCGATGTCAGAAATTTTAAAGCCTGTTATCGCTTTAGCTAAACGAGGAGTTGTAGTAACTAAAAAGCAAGAAAATAGAATTAAAAATTATCAATCTTTATTTTTAAAAGCAAATAAAGATTCCATTCCTTTTAATAAAAACTGGAAAGAAAATGACACCATTAAATATCCTGCGTTAGCAGAAACATTAATCCGTATTCAACAAAATGGATTAGATGAATTTTACAAAGGAGAAACAGCTAAAAAAATAGTCAATTTTATTCAAGCAAATGGAGGAATCATCACTTTAGAAGATTTAGCAAAATACGAAGCTAAATGGAGAACTCCTGTTACTTTTACCTATGATGACTTAAAAGTAATTTCGATGTCTCCCCCATCTAGTGGAGGTGTTGCTTTGGCACAAATAATGAAAGCGATTGAGCCTTTTGATGTAGATAAATTTGGGCATAATACAACAAAATCTATTCAAGTTATTACAGAAGCAGAAAGACGTGCGTATGCAGATAGAAGTTTCTTTTTAGGAGATCCAGATTTTGTTACCGTACCACAACAAAAACTAATTTCTAAAGCATATGCTAAAGAAAGAATGGCAGATTTTTCTTTTGAAAGAGCAACAAAATCAGCCGATGTTTCTCATGGAAATATAGAAGTTATAGAAAGTAATGAAACTACCCATTATTCAATTGTAGATCAATTTGGAAATGCCGTTTCTGTAACCACAACTTTAAACGGTGCTTATGGTTCTAAATTATATTCACCTGAATTAGGTTTCTTTTTCAATAATGAAATGGACGATTTTAGCAGCAAACCTGGTGTGCCAAACATGTTTGGTTTAATTGGTGCAAAAGCCAATGAAATTCATCCAGAAAAAAGAATGTTGAGTTCTATGACACCAACTATTGTTGAAAAAAACGGCAAACTTTTTATGGTAGTCGGAACTCCTGGTGGATCTACCATAATAACATCTGTTTTACAAACTATCCTAAATGTTCATGAATATAAAATGGGAATGCAAGAAGCGGTAAATGCTGCGAGATTTCATCACCAATGGCTGCCAGATGTAGTTAAAATGGAGCCGAATAGTTTTGACAAACAAGTAATCTCAGAATTAAAAGACCTTGGATATACCATTGATGAAACTACTTCTAGAATTATTGGTAAAGTTTCTGCAATTTTAGTTTTACCCGACACAAGTTTAGAAGGTGGAGCAGATAAACGTGGAGATGATACAGCCGTAGGGTTTTAA